In Nitrospirae bacterium YQR-1, the genomic stretch GGGGGTTAAAACCGGTGCCCCTTCCGCCAAGTATTGACGCAAATTATATAGACCCGCCTCTGGGCAAGCCTGTGACGACTCAGGCGGTCGTGGATAAGGTCAAGGCGCTTGACGCCTCTGACAGACTGAATAAGACGATTAACTTATCCACATGGTTTCCCGACAGGCCATACATGAGCTCGAAAACGTATCTCAGAGACCTTGAGGCATATTATGCGAAATTGCATGACCTGGATACTGAACTCAATGAATACGCAGCGCTACTGCTGGTTGGTGGAAGCGGGCCTGTTGTGGATATGGTAAATAACCAGCGCGTGCATGACGTTATTTTAGGGTTTCTGAGGTTAGGTAAACCCATAGCCGCAGAATGCTACGGTGTGGCATGTCTGGCCTTTGCACGTGATTTAAGACAAAGAAAAAGCATAATCTGGGGTAAGCGCGTAACCGGACACCCGATTGAGTACGACTACAAAGACGGCACCGGGTTTGTAGGCGTTGACTTCAACATGGGGCCGCCGCCGTATCCGCTTGAGTACATTCTGCGTGACGCTACAGGCCCCGACGGTCAGTACATCAGCAACGTCGGAGACGGCGTATCGGTCATCGTTGACTACCCGTTTATAACCGGCAGATCAAACGAATCATCATACGGAACCGGTCAGAAACTCATCGAGGTTCTCGATAAAGGATTAAGAAGATACGGCTGGTAGGGGAAAAGGGAGGTAAGGGGAAGGCGCTGCCTTCCCCTTATACCCCATCCGCAAGGGAGCGAGGCCCCCTTGACCCCTTTATTTAAATGTATACTTGGTTTAGTAAGATGTTTAGTTAGAATGATTGTGTTGTGAGAAAAGAATTTTTTAACCGGCGTTCCGCCGCTTAAAAAGTCTCTCTGCGAGCTCCGCCCGCAAAACAGATAGTTCATATTAGTGGAGGTGTAATGGCTGAAAAGACTGGTAAGTATAAGATAATAGAGCAGTTATTAGCAGACGGGATAACTCACATGTTTGGCAATCCCGGGACGAGTGAGGAGGGTTTTCTTGATGCTGTTACAAGTTATCCTGAGTTTACCTATATAACGACTCTTCAGGAAACCATAGCAGTGGCGATAGCGGATGGTTATGCCCGTAAGCGGCAAAAGCCGGCAGTTGTGCAATTGCACTCCGGGGTAGGGTTGGGTAACGGCGTTGGGATGATATATCAGGCC encodes the following:
- a CDS encoding type 1 glutamine amidotransferase domain-containing protein, with the translated sequence MNIITTKGKILVIVSNYGYWGEELVGPVEEIDKAGFTPVFVTPRGLKPVPLPPSIDANYIDPPLGKPVTTQAVVDKVKALDASDRLNKTINLSTWFPDRPYMSSKTYLRDLEAYYAKLHDLDTELNEYAALLLVGGSGPVVDMVNNQRVHDVILGFLRLGKPIAAECYGVACLAFARDLRQRKSIIWGKRVTGHPIEYDYKDGTGFVGVDFNMGPPPYPLEYILRDATGPDGQYISNVGDGVSVIVDYPFITGRSNESSYGTGQKLIEVLDKGLRRYGW